The nucleotide sequence GATCCGCCTGCCAGCGCGAGCACGGCGTCCACGCTCACGTAGGCCGCGAGCCCGAGGAACGACACCGCGATCAGCCGGAGGGTCGTGCGCTCGCGCGCCTCCGGATCCGGCGCCGAGAACTGCCAGGCGACAGCGGACGCGGCGAGCACCTCCACGATCGAGTCGAGGCCGAAGGCCACGAGCGCGGTGGACGACGCGAGGGCGCCGGCCGAGAGGGCGACCACGGCCTCGACCGTGTTCCACGCGATGGTGCCCGCGACGATCCAGCGGATGCGGCGGCGCAGCACGTCGCGGCGCGCGACCGTTAGCCCCGGCGCGGAGGCGAGGCCGCTCACGCGTCCGCCCCACAGCAGCCGGGGGCGCAGAGCGCCGGATCCGCACAGGCCCGATCGTCGTCCACCGCGAGCACGACCTCCACGAGCGCGCCGAGGCCGCGGGCGATGCGCGCGTCCTGGATCTCGTAGCGCGTGCTCCGCCCCTCGGGCACCGTGCGGACGATGCCGCAGCCGCGCAGGCAGGCGAGGTGGTTGGAGACGTTCTGCCGCGTGAGGCCGAGGGTCTCGGCGAGGAGCGCGGGGTAGGCGGGGCCGTCGAGCAGCTCCATGAGGATCCGCGCCCGGGTCGGATCCGCGAGCGCCCGGCCGAGCCGGGTCATGACGTCGAGGCGCGGAGCGAGTGCGGGCATGCGACGACGGTACAGCGAGCGCTGTACCGACGTCGAGGGCGGGGCGGCGAGGGTCTGCCAGGATCAGGAGGACGCCCCACCCGCGGGCGACGTCCCGACCGGAGGATCCATGGCCGAGCGCATCCCGCACGTCGTCTTCGTCTGCGCCCGCAACGGCGGCAAGTCCCAGCTCGCGGCCGCGCTCATGCGGCATGCGGCGGGCGACGCAGTGGCCGTCACGTCGGCGGGCACGGATCCGGGGTCCTCGCTCAACGCCCTGGCCGTGGAGTCACTCGCCGAGCTGGGCATCGACGTCGAGGGCGAACGGCCGAAGCCGCTCACCGAAGACATGGTCCGCGCCGCCGACCTCGTGGTGGTGCTCGGGGCGGAGGCGCACGTGGACGGCGACCAGGACGTCGCGGTCGAGACGTGGATCACGGACGAGCCGTCTGAGCGCGGCATCGACGGCATGGAGCGGATGCGGCTCGTGCGCGACGACATCCGCGCGCGCGTCGAGGAGCTGCGCGGCCGGCTCGGCGGCGTCGCGGGCGACACGGCGGCGCGCTAGGCGCCGACGTGCGCGTGCCGGTCCACGCGTCGGGCGACGAGCGCGTCCACGTGCCGCTCGAGCACGCGGAGCGCGCGGGCGCTGCGAGCCGGATCCGACTCCTCCACGAG is from Clavibacter sp. A6099 and encodes:
- the cmtR gene encoding Cd(II)/Pb(II)-sensing metalloregulatory transcriptional regulator CmtR, with amino-acid sequence MPALAPRLDVMTRLGRALADPTRARILMELLDGPAYPALLAETLGLTRQNVSNHLACLRGCGIVRTVPEGRSTRYEIQDARIARGLGALVEVVLAVDDDRACADPALCAPGCCGADA
- a CDS encoding arsenate-mycothiol transferase ArsC — encoded protein: MAERIPHVVFVCARNGGKSQLAAALMRHAAGDAVAVTSAGTDPGSSLNALAVESLAELGIDVEGERPKPLTEDMVRAADLVVVLGAEAHVDGDQDVAVETWITDEPSERGIDGMERMRLVRDDIRARVEELRGRLGGVAGDTAAR